The Latilactobacillus sakei subsp. sakei DSM 20017 = JCM 1157 genome includes a window with the following:
- a CDS encoding sugar O-acetyltransferase, which produces MTVTNDAAFTAMTNGEWYFDSEATVQQRNETRLALQKAGQILDNATRMATIQKLLGHTGSDFFIETGFEFSFGQNISVGDHFYANRNVLICDEGRVTIGDSCKFGPGVSLLTPYHPLDPTERATKKEISGAITIGDHVWLGANVTVLPGVSLGNNVVVGAGSVVTKSYPDNVILVGNPARVLREIPAK; this is translated from the coding sequence ATGACAGTCACAAACGATGCTGCTTTTACAGCAATGACCAACGGCGAATGGTACTTCGATTCAGAAGCGACGGTTCAACAACGTAACGAAACACGCTTGGCGCTACAAAAGGCCGGCCAAATCTTAGATAACGCAACTCGGATGGCCACCATCCAAAAATTACTCGGCCACACTGGTAGCGACTTTTTCATCGAAACCGGTTTTGAATTTAGCTTCGGCCAAAATATTTCGGTTGGCGACCATTTTTACGCCAACCGCAACGTTTTAATCTGTGATGAAGGCCGCGTTACAATCGGCGATAGCTGTAAATTCGGCCCGGGTGTATCGCTTTTAACCCCTTATCACCCACTTGATCCAACAGAACGCGCCACTAAAAAAGAAATCTCTGGCGCCATTACGATTGGCGACCACGTCTGGCTAGGCGCTAACGTCACTGTCTTACCAGGTGTAAGCCTCGGCAATAACGTCGTTGTCGGCGCCGGCAGTGTCGTCACAAAATCATATCCAGATAACGTGATTTTGGTCGGCAATCCAGCACGCGTCTTGCGAGAAATTCCTGCTAAATAA
- a CDS encoding MerR family transcriptional regulator has translation MNYQIKAFAELTGVSERTLRYYHERGLLVPAVASNGYRSYSSQDADRLQLILMYRQLQFSLAEIQQLLALPPAERLTHLAAKRNELAKQQAVLTATLAQLDATLQNQTGGSQMTDQTKFEQFKQQAIAENDQRYGQEVAANYGEQAKQEADQHFAGLTKAQYATMQATEANLTTALQTYLAQPQLPSEAAQAAFKAHQTWLQTATPRYSLAMHRGLAAMYVADERFAAYYTKLVGNSKAAAALKAIIEYYAIEA, from the coding sequence ATGAATTATCAGATTAAAGCTTTCGCTGAATTGACCGGTGTTTCTGAGCGCACGCTGCGGTATTATCACGAGCGTGGGTTACTGGTGCCGGCGGTTGCTAGTAATGGTTATCGAAGCTATTCGAGTCAGGATGCGGATCGGCTGCAGTTAATCTTGATGTACCGGCAATTACAGTTTAGCTTGGCTGAGATTCAGCAGTTATTGGCGTTACCGCCAGCAGAACGATTGACGCACTTAGCGGCTAAACGGAATGAACTTGCTAAGCAACAAGCAGTCTTGACAGCAACTTTGGCGCAGTTAGATGCCACCCTTCAAAATCAAACTGGAGGTTCTCAAATGACAGACCAAACTAAATTCGAACAGTTCAAACAACAAGCAATCGCCGAAAATGACCAACGCTATGGGCAAGAAGTGGCGGCAAATTATGGTGAACAAGCCAAGCAAGAGGCGGATCAACATTTTGCGGGTTTAACCAAAGCACAGTATGCGACGATGCAAGCCACTGAGGCCAACTTAACGACGGCCTTGCAAACTTACTTGGCGCAACCGCAATTACCGTCAGAAGCGGCACAAGCGGCATTTAAAGCCCACCAAACGTGGCTGCAAACGGCGACACCACGCTATAGTTTAGCTATGCACCGTGGTTTAGCGGCGATGTATGTGGCGGACGAACGATTTGCGGCTTACTATACGAAATTAGTGGGCAATTCGAAAGCAGCAGCAGCCTTAAAAGCGATTATTGAATACTATGCAATTGAAGCCTAA